A window of Thunnus thynnus chromosome 17, fThuThy2.1, whole genome shotgun sequence contains these coding sequences:
- the septin12 gene encoding neuronal-specific septin-3 isoform X2 translates to MCVTADCFVSTPETAGELDTDLLTPMEEREEKERGIMGEEQEEESKSEGQPASTDTPNSTKEKEVNCVEVHTEMEEKGMEKGMEEEEMKKEMQLETDVKMEVCQSVPGLQVSFIQGSDLFGYVGIEAVLDQMRRKTMKAGFEFNIMVVGQSGLGKSTLVNTLFKSKVSRKSCTPNYEEKISKTVKLHSVSHVIEEKGVKMKLTVIDTPGFGDQINNENCWEPIVKYVNEQYEKYLREELHVNRKRRIPDTRVHCCIYFLPATGHRLRPIDVEFMKRLGKVVSIVPVIAKADTLTIEERQEFKERIRQDLVANGIRVYPQKEYDEDPEERILNDRIRESIPFAVVGTDKEHQVNGNKVLGRKTKWGIIEVENVAHCEFANLRDLLIRSHLQDLKEVTHNIHYETYRVRRLNESNVNFSELGLSTWPLENGTADKCESESHL, encoded by the exons atgtgtgtcacTGCTGACTGCTTTGTCTCCACACCAG AAACTGCTGGAGAGCTGGACACGGACCTGCTCACCCcgatggaggagagagaggagaaagagagaggcatcATGGGAGAAGAGCAAGAAGAAGAGAGCAAGAGCGAAGGACAACCAGCCAGCACTGATACCCCAAATTCCACGAAAGAAAAAGAGGTGAACTGTGTTGAGGTTCAtacagagatggaggagaaagggATGGAGAAAGGaatggaggaagaagagatgaagaaagagatGCAGCTGGAGACAGATGTGAAGATGGAGGTGTGCCAGTCTGTGCCAGGCCTCCAGGTGAGCTTCATCCAGGGCAGCGACCTGTTTGGTTACGTAGGCATCGAGGCAGTGCTGGACCAGATGAGGCGCAAGACCATGAAGGCTGGCTTTGAGTTCAACATCATGGTGGTTG GTCAGAGTGGTTTGGGGAAGTCCACCTTGGTCAACACTCTGTTCAAGTCCAAAGTCAGCCGGAAGTCCTGTACGCCCAACTATGAAGAGAAGATCTCCAAAACAGTCAAACTGCATTCAGTCAGCCACG TGATTGAGGAGAAGGGGGTGAAGATGAAGCTGACAGTAATCGACACTCCAGGTTTTGGAGACCAGATCAACAATGAGAATTG CTGGGAGCCCATAGTGAAGTACGTCAATGAGCAGTATGAGAAATACCTTAGAGAGGAGCTGCATGTCAACCGTAAGAGGAGAATACCTGACACCAGAGTCCACTGCTGCATCTACTTCCTCCCTGCCACTGGACACAG GTTACGCCCCATCGATGTTGAGTTCATGAAGAGGTTGGGAAAGGTAGTGAGCATCGTTCCTGTCATCGCCAAAGCAGACACACTCACCATTGAGGAAAGACAGGAATTCAAGGAGAGG ATAAGGCAAGACTTGGTGGCAAATGGGATTCGTGTTTACCCCCAGAAAGAGTATGACGAGGATCCAGAGGAGCGCATACTCAACGACAGGATCAGG GAAAGCATTCCCTTTGCTGTGGTGGGAACCGACAAGGAGCACCAGGTGAATGGAAACAAGGTGCTGGGCCGTAAAACAAAGTGGGGAATCATTGAAG TTGAAAATGTGGCACACTGTGAGTTTGCCAACCTGAGAGATCTACTCATCAG GTCTCACCTGCAGGACCTGAAAGAGGTGACACACAACATCCACTATGAAACCTACCGTGTACGACGGCTCAACGAGAGCAACGTGAACTTCAGTGAACTGGGACTGTCCACCTGGCCTCTGGAGAATGGAACTGCTGACAAATGCGAATCGGAGAGCCACCTCTGA
- the septin12 gene encoding neuronal-specific septin-3 isoform X3, producing the protein MREETAGELDTDLLTPMEEREEKERGIMGEEQEEESKSEGQPASTDTPNSTKEKEVNCVEVHTEMEEKGMEKGMEEEEMKKEMQLETDVKMEVCQSVPGLQVSFIQGSDLFGYVGIEAVLDQMRRKTMKAGFEFNIMVVGQSGLGKSTLVNTLFKSKVSRKSCTPNYEEKISKTVKLHSVSHVIEEKGVKMKLTVIDTPGFGDQINNENCWEPIVKYVNEQYEKYLREELHVNRKRRIPDTRVHCCIYFLPATGHRLRPIDVEFMKRLGKVVSIVPVIAKADTLTIEERQEFKERIRQDLVANGIRVYPQKEYDEDPEERILNDRIRESIPFAVVGTDKEHQVNGNKVLGRKTKWGIIEVENVAHCEFANLRDLLIRSHLQDLKEVTHNIHYETYRVRRLNESNVNFSELGLSTWPLENGTADKCESESHL; encoded by the exons ATGAGAGAAG AAACTGCTGGAGAGCTGGACACGGACCTGCTCACCCcgatggaggagagagaggagaaagagagaggcatcATGGGAGAAGAGCAAGAAGAAGAGAGCAAGAGCGAAGGACAACCAGCCAGCACTGATACCCCAAATTCCACGAAAGAAAAAGAGGTGAACTGTGTTGAGGTTCAtacagagatggaggagaaagggATGGAGAAAGGaatggaggaagaagagatgaagaaagagatGCAGCTGGAGACAGATGTGAAGATGGAGGTGTGCCAGTCTGTGCCAGGCCTCCAGGTGAGCTTCATCCAGGGCAGCGACCTGTTTGGTTACGTAGGCATCGAGGCAGTGCTGGACCAGATGAGGCGCAAGACCATGAAGGCTGGCTTTGAGTTCAACATCATGGTGGTTG GTCAGAGTGGTTTGGGGAAGTCCACCTTGGTCAACACTCTGTTCAAGTCCAAAGTCAGCCGGAAGTCCTGTACGCCCAACTATGAAGAGAAGATCTCCAAAACAGTCAAACTGCATTCAGTCAGCCACG TGATTGAGGAGAAGGGGGTGAAGATGAAGCTGACAGTAATCGACACTCCAGGTTTTGGAGACCAGATCAACAATGAGAATTG CTGGGAGCCCATAGTGAAGTACGTCAATGAGCAGTATGAGAAATACCTTAGAGAGGAGCTGCATGTCAACCGTAAGAGGAGAATACCTGACACCAGAGTCCACTGCTGCATCTACTTCCTCCCTGCCACTGGACACAG GTTACGCCCCATCGATGTTGAGTTCATGAAGAGGTTGGGAAAGGTAGTGAGCATCGTTCCTGTCATCGCCAAAGCAGACACACTCACCATTGAGGAAAGACAGGAATTCAAGGAGAGG ATAAGGCAAGACTTGGTGGCAAATGGGATTCGTGTTTACCCCCAGAAAGAGTATGACGAGGATCCAGAGGAGCGCATACTCAACGACAGGATCAGG GAAAGCATTCCCTTTGCTGTGGTGGGAACCGACAAGGAGCACCAGGTGAATGGAAACAAGGTGCTGGGCCGTAAAACAAAGTGGGGAATCATTGAAG TTGAAAATGTGGCACACTGTGAGTTTGCCAACCTGAGAGATCTACTCATCAG GTCTCACCTGCAGGACCTGAAAGAGGTGACACACAACATCCACTATGAAACCTACCGTGTACGACGGCTCAACGAGAGCAACGTGAACTTCAGTGAACTGGGACTGTCCACCTGGCCTCTGGAGAATGGAACTGCTGACAAATGCGAATCGGAGAGCCACCTCTGA